A single window of Methylobacterium nodulans ORS 2060 DNA harbors:
- the rfbC gene encoding dTDP-4-dehydrorhamnose 3,5-epimerase has translation MQVVDQAIPEVKLVIPKRFGDERGWFSETFRADILAQAGITAPFIQDNQSFSAHPGTVRGIHFQTHPHAQAKLVRVLAGAILDVAVDLRRASPSYGRHVAVRLDAEAGHQLYIPIGFGHAFCTLEPNTMVAYKVAGGYYSREHDGNLLWNDPALGIDWPVSAEAAVLSDKDRAAPRLSDLPALF, from the coding sequence ATGCAGGTGGTGGATCAGGCCATCCCGGAGGTGAAGCTCGTCATCCCGAAGCGGTTCGGCGACGAGCGCGGCTGGTTCTCCGAGACCTTCCGGGCCGACATCCTGGCCCAGGCCGGCATCACCGCTCCGTTCATCCAGGACAACCAGTCCTTCTCCGCCCATCCGGGCACCGTGCGCGGCATCCACTTCCAGACCCATCCGCACGCCCAGGCCAAGCTGGTGCGCGTGCTCGCCGGCGCCATCCTCGACGTCGCCGTGGATCTCCGCCGCGCCTCCCCCAGCTATGGCCGCCACGTCGCCGTGCGCCTCGATGCCGAGGCCGGCCACCAGCTCTACATTCCCATCGGCTTCGGCCATGCCTTCTGCACGCTGGAGCCGAACACCATGGTCGCCTACAAGGTCGCCGGCGGCTATTACAGCCGCGAGCATGACGGCAACCTGCTCTGGAACGATCCCGCCCTCGGCATCGACTGGCCCGTCTCCGCCGAGGCGGCGGTCCTGTCCGACAAGGACCGGGCGGCGCCGCGCCTGTCCGACCTGCCGGCCCTGTTCTGA